Proteins from one Impatiens glandulifera chromosome 2, dImpGla2.1, whole genome shotgun sequence genomic window:
- the LOC124925260 gene encoding uncharacterized protein LOC124925260: MEDMHTSYGLTLTYNKAWRSREKALMAVRGTVEDSYGELPSYLFMLQKKNPGCCRPVLCIDASFLKHKVGGQLLVAIALDANEQLYLIAFGVVDSENNNSWTYFMQQLRLAIGSVPDLVFISDRHPSIANALSAFHVHDGEFDFQVDFKGRICTCRVFDVSGLPCTHALAAARFRKSVPYELCARFYSTESWCMVYAETCYLVFQHNEAWDIPEHIKKRVCLKPPVKIKKGRPTTKRRSSQGEVRKERRRCGSCGGLGHNRATCSAVMPAPSTARPSQSSAQSTQPSQSSAQSLA; the protein is encoded by the exons atggaagacatgcatacaAGTTATGGGTTAACTTTGacatataataaggcttggaggtcaaGGGAAAAGgccttaatggcggtgcgaggaactgtggaGGATTCCTATGGTGAATTGCCATCCTACCTGTTCATGTTACAGAAGAAGAACCcag GATGTTGTCGTCCTGTATTGTGCATCGATGCCAGCTTCCTTAAGCATAAAGTTGGAGGTCAACTACTGGTTGCGATAGCATTGGATGCGAACGAGCAACTATATCTCATTGCTTTTGGTGtcgttgattcagagaataataactcttggacatatttcatgcaacaactaAGGTTGGCAATTGGATCAGTCCCGGATCTCGTCTtcatatccgatagacacccaagtattgccAACGCCTTGTCCgcg TTCCATGTGCATGACggtgaatttgattttcaagttgacttcAAGGGTCGAATAtgtacttgtagggtatttgatgtatccggtcttccttgtacgcatgccctAGCTGCTGCCCGTTTCCGGAAATCGGTTCCATATGAGTTGTGCGCAAG GTTTTACTCAACTGAATCGTGGTGCATGGtttatgcggagacatgttatctaGTTTTTCAACATAATGAAGCTTGGGACATTCCCGAACATATCAAGAAACGAGTCTGCCTAAAACCCCCCGTGAAGATTAAGAAAGGACGACCAACAACAAAACGTAGATCATCACAAGGTGAGGTTCGTAAAGAACGGAGACGGTGCGGCTCATGTGGCGGTCTAGGTCATAACAGAGCAACATGCtcagcagtgatgcctgcaccatctactgcaagacCTTCACAATCAAGTGCCCAATCTACACAACCTTCACAATCAAGTGCCCAATCTTTGGCATGA